The region ACGACCTGGCCGGGCGCGACCGCGTCGAATTCATCCACGACACGGCTCGGTTCGTCGATGATCGAGTACTGGAACTCGAGGGAAGCGGCCGCCACCTCGAGCCCGACTACGTCGTCATTGCGACGGGGTCAGTGCTCAACATCCCTGATCTCTCAGGTATCAACGACGTCGAGATCGCCTCGAGTGCGGATGTCCTCGAGACGACCGCATTTCCGGATTCGGGAATTGTCATGGGTTTTGGCTACATCGGCCTCGAACTCGCGCCCTACCTGAGCGAAGTCGGCGGCGTCGACCTCACCGTCATCGAACACGATGAGTACCCACTCGATGAGATGGAAGCCGACTACGGCGAGACACTCCTCGAACTCTATCGTGACCAGTTTGGCATTGAGGTGCTGACCAACACCGACGAAAAACGCCTCGAGTCGACCGCCGAGGGTGGTGTTCGCCTGACCGTCGAGCAGGCCGGTGGTGACGGCAGCGGCGACGCCACAGCCGACAGCAACCCCGTCGAACGAACGCTCGAGGCTGACCAGCTCTACTGTTTCACCGGCCGTCGTCCCGCACTCGATGGGCTCGGACTCGAGCACACGAGCCTCGAGCCCGACGAGGGATGGGTCAGTTCGACGATGCAGGCTGCAGGCGACGAGCGCGTGTTCGTCGCCGGCGACGCAAACGGTCGGGAACCGATTTTGCACGTCGCCAAAGAGGAGGGAATTTCGGCGGCACAGAACATCCTTTCACACCATCGCGGCGAGGACTGCGAGCCATATACGAACATCCCACACCATGTCATCTTCTCCGGACTTGGCGTCTATCCGTTCGCCCGAATCGGCCATACGCCCGCGACGGTCGCTGAGACCGATATGGACGCAATCATCGTCTCACGCGAAGCGTCATCGGATGGCGTGTTCAAGACGAAGAACCATCCAGAAGGACGGGCAACACTGATCGTCAACGCCGAAACTGGAGACGTACTGGGATATCAAGGGCTGCATCTCCATGCGGACGTGATGGCCAAGACGATGCAGGTCGCCGTCGAGATGGGCCTCGACGTTCGTGACCTCCCAAAGCGGGCGTACCACCCGACAACGCCTGAGATTCTGGATGGGCTGTGGCGAGACGCCTGTGCCAAACTCGAGGACCGGGATGCCTGCGTTGAAGACGGCGATTCGCGGGATCTGGCGTTATAGCAACGCGACAGGGAGGTCCGACCGACCAGCCGTTCGGAGCCGGCGCAGACACTAGTCTGATTATCGATAGGTCGGTCCAAGAGACGA is a window of Natronolimnobius sp. AArcel1 DNA encoding:
- a CDS encoding NAD(P)/FAD-dependent oxidoreductase, yielding MSVHVAIIGAYGSAGVAAADELLERDSAVELTLIDDGDPGGGLCILRGCMPSKDVLSAGQHRYQARHDDRLEGVPEIDPQAVVARKDEHISGFAEHRREHVHDLAGRDRVEFIHDTARFVDDRVLELEGSGRHLEPDYVVIATGSVLNIPDLSGINDVEIASSADVLETTAFPDSGIVMGFGYIGLELAPYLSEVGGVDLTVIEHDEYPLDEMEADYGETLLELYRDQFGIEVLTNTDEKRLESTAEGGVRLTVEQAGGDGSGDATADSNPVERTLEADQLYCFTGRRPALDGLGLEHTSLEPDEGWVSSTMQAAGDERVFVAGDANGREPILHVAKEEGISAAQNILSHHRGEDCEPYTNIPHHVIFSGLGVYPFARIGHTPATVAETDMDAIIVSREASSDGVFKTKNHPEGRATLIVNAETGDVLGYQGLHLHADVMAKTMQVAVEMGLDVRDLPKRAYHPTTPEILDGLWRDACAKLEDRDACVEDGDSRDLAL